The Conexivisphaera calida genome includes a region encoding these proteins:
- a CDS encoding aconitase X: MDLTGEEERAASGEMGEALAAAYRVLLAVGELLGARRLIRVSSAHLSGVNYANIGDPGLEFLERFSASAKVSVPTTVNPCGADLYDPPGHVPRGFLEKQLAIRDAYLRMGCAESFTCAPYELESLQPPGSHVSWAESSAAIFANSELGLITNRESGISALASAIAGRTPEGGMHLAENRAPRYALRVDGAALKDGGLSYLDYQLIAYYAASRTSADVMALVGIERPPRSVVKLMAAAVGAAGPSSMFVFSDSPPRDSEVESLSRDDLVNLRREMSGSGSMEVSSAMAILGCPFYGADELSTVAAAIEGRRSSPRLFVQTSRAVELSAPRAAAAIGRSGATLLRCACYPLSPADEWLNASVVYTDSMKAVHYMRKRGVNAYLRSAAEILKGFTS, from the coding sequence GTGGATCTGACAGGTGAGGAGGAGAGGGCGGCATCCGGTGAGATGGGGGAGGCGCTCGCCGCCGCCTACAGGGTCCTGCTGGCCGTGGGCGAGCTTCTGGGCGCCAGGCGGCTGATACGCGTATCATCGGCACATCTGTCCGGCGTGAACTACGCCAACATAGGCGATCCAGGGCTCGAGTTCCTGGAGCGCTTCAGCGCGTCCGCCAAGGTCTCCGTCCCCACGACGGTGAATCCGTGCGGCGCCGACCTCTACGACCCTCCCGGGCACGTCCCGCGTGGATTCCTGGAGAAGCAGCTCGCCATAAGGGATGCCTACCTGAGGATGGGGTGCGCCGAGTCCTTCACATGTGCACCCTATGAACTCGAGAGCCTGCAGCCCCCCGGAAGCCACGTGAGCTGGGCCGAGAGCTCAGCTGCAATCTTCGCGAACTCCGAGCTCGGACTCATCACGAACAGGGAGAGCGGGATCAGCGCGCTCGCGTCCGCGATAGCAGGGCGTACTCCTGAGGGTGGGATGCACCTGGCGGAGAACAGGGCGCCCCGCTACGCGCTCAGGGTCGACGGCGCCGCCCTCAAGGACGGCGGCCTGAGCTACTTGGACTACCAGCTCATAGCCTACTACGCGGCCTCCAGGACATCCGCGGACGTGATGGCGCTCGTCGGGATCGAACGTCCCCCCCGCTCCGTCGTGAAGTTGATGGCCGCAGCCGTCGGCGCGGCGGGTCCCTCCTCCATGTTCGTGTTCTCGGACTCGCCGCCTCGGGATTCGGAGGTCGAGTCGCTGTCCCGCGACGATCTGGTCAACCTCAGGCGCGAGATGTCGGGTTCAGGATCAATGGAGGTATCCAGCGCGATGGCGATCCTCGGCTGTCCGTTCTACGGCGCCGACGAGCTATCGACCGTCGCGGCGGCCATCGAGGGGCGCAGGTCCTCCCCCCGCCTCTTCGTGCAGACGTCGCGCGCCGTGGAGCTGTCGGCGCCGAGGGCCGCCGCTGCCATCGGCCGGTCGGGCGCCACGCTCCTCAGGTGCGCATGTTATCCTCTCTCGCCGGCCGACGAGTGGCTGAATGCCTCGGTCGTGTACACGGACTCGATGAAGGCCGTGCACTACATGAGGAAGAGGGGAGTCAACGCCTATCTGAGGAGTGCGGCCGAGATACTGAAGGGCTTCACGTCGTAG
- the glmS gene encoding glutamine--fructose-6-phosphate transaminase (isomerizing) — protein MCGIIGYTGSGEAAEVLLRGLRRLEYRGYDSAGAAIVNDGAMKVVKRAGRVDSIAPLLDGVEGSTGIAHTRWATHGKVTDGNAHPHTSCGNDLAIVHNGIVENHAELRAELEARGHVFRSETDSEVIAHLLEEALRGSKDPLRAALEVCGRLRGSYAFLAAGPALGKAILAARKDSPLVLGFADGAAYAASDVYGFVEWADDAYFMENGSVALITPEGVRAALLDGTPLEVRPVKVAFEMATSDASVYAHHTLREIMEQPEVVARALAPRPEIELAAGALRTAGRVFAVGAGTSYHAAMVARYAFAEVAGVDLQPVLASEHDLFLRWMDAGSVVLAISQSGETADVLEAVRAARAKGARIVSIVNVPHSTLERESDLSVNVRAGPEVGVAATKSFTAQLSTLFSMALEAAGRPPLDAERLRQLVTSALSSEGSARAAGERLRDATDVYIVGRGVHYPVALEGALKVKELAYVHAEGLAAGELKHGTLAMVEEGTPVVLVNPGDGTYVDTISNGEEMKARGAFVIGISERPNDLYDLHIPIPEARGLELPIVEVVPLQLLAYYVALARGAEIDRPRNLAKSVTVK, from the coding sequence GTGTGCGGCATAATAGGATACACCGGAAGCGGCGAGGCGGCTGAAGTACTGCTCAGGGGGCTCCGCAGGCTGGAGTACCGCGGCTACGACTCGGCTGGCGCAGCGATAGTGAACGACGGCGCCATGAAGGTGGTCAAGCGCGCGGGCAGGGTGGACTCGATAGCACCGCTCCTCGATGGAGTCGAGGGGAGCACTGGAATAGCGCACACGCGGTGGGCAACGCATGGGAAGGTGACGGACGGGAACGCACACCCGCATACCTCCTGCGGGAACGACCTGGCGATCGTGCACAACGGAATAGTGGAGAACCACGCCGAGCTCAGGGCCGAGCTCGAGGCGCGCGGGCACGTTTTCAGGAGCGAGACCGACAGCGAGGTCATAGCGCACCTGCTGGAGGAGGCGCTGCGCGGATCGAAGGACCCGCTCAGGGCGGCGCTCGAAGTGTGCGGCAGACTTCGCGGATCCTACGCGTTCCTCGCGGCGGGTCCTGCACTGGGAAAGGCCATCCTGGCCGCTAGGAAGGACTCGCCCCTGGTCCTGGGCTTCGCGGACGGAGCGGCATACGCCGCGAGCGACGTCTACGGATTCGTGGAGTGGGCCGACGACGCGTACTTCATGGAGAATGGAAGCGTCGCGCTGATAACCCCGGAAGGTGTGAGGGCGGCGCTGCTCGATGGGACGCCTCTTGAGGTGAGGCCCGTGAAGGTGGCGTTTGAGATGGCCACCTCCGACGCGTCGGTGTACGCGCACCACACTCTCCGCGAGATAATGGAACAGCCCGAGGTCGTGGCCAGGGCGCTGGCGCCGAGGCCCGAGATTGAGTTAGCGGCCGGGGCGCTGAGGACGGCCGGCAGGGTCTTCGCCGTGGGGGCGGGGACGAGCTACCACGCGGCCATGGTGGCCCGGTATGCGTTCGCTGAGGTGGCCGGGGTGGACCTACAGCCGGTGCTGGCGAGCGAGCACGACCTGTTCCTGAGGTGGATGGACGCGGGAAGCGTGGTGCTGGCGATAAGCCAGAGCGGCGAGACCGCTGACGTCCTGGAGGCCGTGAGGGCTGCAAGGGCCAAGGGAGCCAGGATCGTCTCGATAGTCAACGTGCCGCACTCGACGCTTGAGAGGGAGAGCGATCTGAGCGTCAACGTGCGCGCGGGGCCGGAGGTCGGGGTGGCTGCCACGAAGAGCTTCACCGCGCAGCTCTCCACGCTTTTCTCGATGGCGCTGGAGGCGGCCGGACGCCCGCCCCTGGACGCGGAGAGGCTGAGGCAGCTCGTGACGAGCGCGCTATCGTCGGAGGGCTCCGCCAGGGCGGCGGGGGAGAGGTTGAGGGACGCGACCGATGTGTACATCGTGGGAAGGGGGGTGCACTACCCGGTGGCGCTCGAGGGAGCGCTCAAGGTCAAGGAGCTGGCATACGTGCATGCGGAGGGACTGGCCGCAGGGGAGCTGAAGCACGGGACGCTCGCCATGGTGGAGGAGGGCACCCCGGTGGTCCTCGTGAATCCGGGGGACGGCACTTATGTGGACACGATATCCAACGGCGAGGAGATGAAGGCCCGCGGGGCATTCGTGATAGGGATCTCCGAGAGGCCGAACGACCTCTACGATCTGCATATACCCATACCGGAGGCTAGGGGACTGGAGCTTCCAATAGTGGAGGTCGTGCCGCTCCAGCTGCTGGCATACTACGTGGCCCTGGCCAGGGGCGCCGAGATAGATCGCCCGAGGAACCTCGCGAAGTCCGTCACCGTCAAGTGA
- a CDS encoding ArsR family transcriptional regulator, protein MPARDGVLDVDGDLRRVAVFGPVDGPPAVGAQALRILGMLGGKPMYPREIARELGVEEQVVYYYVRRLESLGLVRRVGSVRVRGAVAHVYGASYDGYAQLFSESAPRERGRSMQVPHRLLSFFYEFVRGGVLDAVFVVGSPEPHGPFRAAARDGHYAVQLALALGSVASPPASFAVKLDVDVRAERSYDANMIVVGGPGTNMVASELNGHLPVRFNEENYWRGLVDDEGRTFDQPTDALIAKLPSPFSPGKYVVLVAGVRHVGTKSAVLALSTDHERVLGNYAGVPFAVVVRGYDVDGDGKVDHVEPLRYYSSPGFV, encoded by the coding sequence GTGCCCGCGCGCGACGGCGTCCTCGACGTCGACGGTGACCTCAGGAGGGTCGCGGTGTTCGGCCCCGTCGACGGTCCTCCGGCAGTGGGCGCCCAGGCCCTCAGGATCCTGGGAATGCTCGGGGGGAAGCCTATGTATCCCAGGGAGATCGCGAGGGAGCTGGGCGTGGAGGAGCAGGTAGTCTACTACTACGTGAGGAGGCTCGAGTCCCTCGGCTTGGTGAGGAGGGTCGGATCCGTCCGCGTCAGGGGCGCCGTCGCACACGTGTACGGCGCATCCTACGATGGATACGCGCAGCTGTTCTCGGAGTCGGCGCCGCGCGAGCGCGGGCGCTCGATGCAGGTGCCCCACAGGCTGCTCTCCTTCTTCTATGAATTCGTGCGCGGCGGCGTGCTGGACGCGGTCTTCGTCGTCGGATCCCCGGAGCCGCACGGTCCCTTCAGGGCCGCCGCGCGCGATGGACATTACGCGGTGCAGCTGGCGCTCGCTCTGGGATCGGTGGCATCGCCCCCGGCATCGTTCGCCGTGAAGCTGGACGTCGACGTCCGCGCGGAGAGGTCGTACGATGCAAACATGATAGTCGTGGGCGGCCCCGGCACGAACATGGTGGCGTCCGAGCTGAACGGGCATCTCCCCGTCAGGTTCAACGAGGAGAACTACTGGCGGGGCCTCGTGGACGACGAGGGCAGGACGTTCGATCAGCCGACCGACGCGCTGATAGCGAAGCTCCCGAGCCCCTTCAGCCCGGGAAAGTACGTGGTCCTGGTGGCTGGGGTCAGGCACGTCGGCACGAAGTCGGCGGTGCTCGCGCTGAGCACCGATCATGAGAGGGTGCTCGGCAACTACGCAGGGGTCCCGTTCGCAGTGGTCGTCAGGGGATATGACGTCGACGGCGACGGCAAGGTCGATCACGTGGAGCCCTTGCGCTACTACTCGAGCCCCGGGTTCGTCTAG
- a CDS encoding 30S ribosomal protein S13 has product MSETRSIVRLAGRDLDGNRKIVAALEDVAGVGHTLAYAVLNHLKIGSNLRLGQLSEGQISAIERVLRNPASAGLPPWLFNRRKDPETGKDSHLLESDMEFAIRMDIEREKRAGSWRGVRHALGLKVRGQKTRTTGRRGKTIGVRKRAAVPGGQQPQQSQS; this is encoded by the coding sequence TTGTCCGAGACCAGATCGATAGTCAGGCTGGCCGGGAGGGACCTGGACGGCAACAGGAAGATAGTGGCGGCGCTGGAGGACGTCGCGGGAGTGGGACATACCCTCGCGTACGCGGTCCTGAATCACCTAAAGATAGGATCTAACCTGAGGCTGGGGCAGCTCAGCGAGGGCCAGATATCCGCGATAGAGCGGGTCCTGAGGAACCCCGCGTCCGCCGGGTTGCCGCCGTGGCTGTTCAACCGCCGCAAGGATCCCGAGACCGGCAAGGACTCACACCTTCTGGAATCGGACATGGAGTTCGCCATAAGGATGGACATAGAGCGGGAGAAGAGGGCGGGAAGCTGGAGGGGCGTCAGGCACGCCCTGGGCCTCAAGGTGAGGGGCCAGAAGACCAGGACCACCGGGAGAAGGGGCAAGACGATAGGAGTGAGGAAGAGGGCGGCCGTCCCCGGCGGTCAGCAGCCCCAGCAGTCGCAGTCATGA
- a CDS encoding 30S ribosomal protein S4: protein MGDPKKPGKKFTSPKRPWDAERLQREIYLLGNYGLRNKRELWRTETLLSDMRAQARGLLAAPPEVRNRQEPMLLGRLTRLGLLKENSTLDDVLSLKVEDILERRLQTIVWRKNLAKTIHQARQLIIHGHVSINGRVVDRPGYLVSRDEEQSIYVEAAPAAATPDEVSA from the coding sequence ATGGGTGATCCCAAGAAGCCCGGGAAGAAGTTCACCTCGCCCAAGCGTCCGTGGGACGCCGAGAGGCTCCAGAGGGAGATATACCTGCTCGGCAACTACGGCCTCAGGAACAAGAGGGAGCTCTGGAGGACCGAGACCCTGCTGTCGGATATGAGGGCACAGGCCAGGGGATTGCTGGCCGCGCCGCCGGAGGTGAGGAACAGGCAGGAGCCGATGCTCCTGGGCAGGCTGACCAGGCTCGGCCTTCTCAAGGAGAACTCCACGCTGGACGACGTGCTGAGCCTCAAGGTGGAGGACATCCTCGAGAGGAGGCTCCAGACGATCGTGTGGAGGAAGAACCTCGCGAAGACCATACATCAGGCGCGCCAGCTGATAATCCACGGGCACGTGTCCATCAACGGGAGGGTAGTCGATCGTCCGGGATACCTCGTCTCGCGGGACGAGGAGCAGTCCATATACGTGGAGGCGGCGCCCGCGGCCGCGACGCCGGATGAGGTGAGCGCGTGA
- a CDS encoding 30S ribosomal protein S11, producing MSSQPEAQEQQQQDKWGVAHIYSSFNNTVVHITDLSGAETIAISSGGRHVDADRLEGSPYAAMKAAQAAAEVAKSKGLTALHIKVRGVGGTGPRTPGPGAQAAIRALVRAGFKIGRIEDVTPIPHDMTRKPGGRRGRRA from the coding sequence ATGTCGTCACAGCCCGAGGCCCAGGAACAGCAACAGCAGGACAAGTGGGGAGTCGCGCACATATACAGCAGCTTCAACAACACCGTGGTCCACATAACCGACCTATCTGGCGCCGAGACGATCGCGATAAGCAGCGGCGGTCGCCACGTAGACGCCGATAGGTTGGAGGGCTCGCCCTACGCAGCTATGAAGGCCGCGCAGGCGGCGGCCGAGGTCGCCAAGTCGAAGGGGCTGACGGCGCTCCACATAAAGGTCAGGGGCGTCGGAGGCACCGGTCCCAGGACCCCGGGACCCGGCGCGCAGGCGGCGATAAGGGCGCTGGTCAGGGCCGGGTTCAAGATAGGCAGGATAGAGGACGTCACTCCGATACCGCACGACATGACTAGGAAGCCCGGGGGAAGAAGGGGAAGGAGGGCGTGA
- a CDS encoding DNA-directed RNA polymerase subunit D: MSRDLEVSVLEEDSSNVKVRIRGIPVEYANALRRFMMSEVPTLAIDSVAILDNTSPVYDEVLAHRLGLIPLKADPYKYSGDCGGSPCQVLMVLDAQAGDEPRTVLSGELVSEDEGVKPVSPDIPIAKLAPGQRIKLEAYARVGRGKEHAKWQPVSVSVLKPYPHVTVLDPKSECAHAAADACIPGVLKYSKGVLKVKDEYKCKLCMDCVKACPEAVKVEEHEDDHILYVESVGGVEPKRIIYMAVKELLAQLEELSREVEVLGQ; this comes from the coding sequence ATGTCCCGGGATCTCGAGGTATCCGTCCTCGAGGAGGATTCCTCCAACGTCAAGGTCAGGATCCGCGGAATACCGGTCGAGTACGCCAATGCCCTGCGTCGCTTCATGATGTCGGAGGTGCCCACGCTCGCCATAGACAGCGTCGCGATACTGGACAACACCTCCCCCGTATACGACGAGGTCCTGGCGCACAGGCTCGGGCTCATACCGCTCAAGGCGGATCCCTACAAGTACTCCGGGGACTGCGGCGGCTCCCCATGTCAGGTACTCATGGTCCTCGATGCGCAGGCCGGCGACGAGCCCAGGACGGTGCTCTCCGGCGAACTCGTGTCAGAGGACGAGGGAGTGAAACCGGTCTCGCCGGACATACCGATAGCCAAGCTGGCGCCCGGGCAGAGGATAAAGCTCGAGGCCTACGCTAGGGTCGGCAGGGGGAAGGAGCATGCCAAGTGGCAGCCCGTCTCCGTGTCCGTCCTCAAGCCCTATCCGCACGTTACTGTGCTCGATCCCAAGTCCGAGTGCGCGCACGCCGCGGCGGACGCCTGCATACCCGGCGTGTTGAAGTACTCCAAGGGGGTCCTCAAGGTCAAGGACGAATACAAGTGCAAGCTGTGCATGGACTGCGTCAAGGCGTGCCCCGAGGCCGTCAAGGTCGAGGAGCACGAGGACGACCATATACTCTACGTCGAGAGCGTTGGCGGGGTTGAGCCCAAGAGGATAATTTATATGGCGGTCAAAGAGCTCCTAGCGCAGCTGGAGGAACTTTCCAGGGAAGTGGAGGTGCTCGGGCAGTGA
- a CDS encoding 50S ribosomal protein L18e, with translation MNSNLKLSAEKALRKAYRETERPIWRALREAIEGASRSRLTRVNVGKINRLASDGDIVVVPGKVLGAGSVDKKLIVGALAFSAEARSKIRSAGGEALSIAELVRAHPDAKGVKLIGG, from the coding sequence GTGAACTCGAATCTGAAGCTCTCGGCTGAGAAGGCCCTGAGGAAGGCCTACAGGGAGACTGAGCGCCCCATATGGAGGGCACTGCGCGAGGCCATCGAGGGCGCGAGTCGCTCCAGGCTCACTAGGGTGAACGTCGGCAAGATAAACAGGCTCGCCTCGGACGGCGACATCGTGGTGGTGCCCGGCAAGGTCTTGGGCGCGGGATCCGTCGACAAGAAACTGATCGTGGGCGCCCTGGCCTTCTCCGCGGAGGCCAGGAGCAAGATAAGGTCGGCGGGCGGCGAGGCACTCTCGATCGCGGAGCTGGTCCGGGCACACCCGGACGCCAAGGGGGTGAAGTTGATTGGCGGCTGA
- a CDS encoding 50S ribosomal protein L13 produces MAAEEQVVVVDASGQVMGRLASKVARMLLEGYSVHIVNAPDVLISGDKRSILEEWKEFLGVGSLVNPEHGPYHHRRPDHILKGVIRGMLPRDRPRGREALRRLRIYNDYPEELKRMSALRFEDAEPRRPRLFYITLGELARELGWAE; encoded by the coding sequence TTGGCGGCTGAGGAGCAGGTCGTGGTCGTCGACGCAAGCGGCCAGGTGATGGGGAGGCTCGCCTCCAAGGTAGCCAGGATGCTCCTCGAGGGCTACAGCGTCCACATCGTGAACGCGCCGGACGTGCTCATATCTGGCGACAAACGCAGCATACTGGAGGAGTGGAAGGAATTCCTCGGGGTAGGGAGCCTGGTCAACCCGGAGCACGGACCGTATCACCATCGTCGTCCGGACCACATACTGAAGGGCGTGATCAGGGGGATGCTGCCGAGGGACAGGCCCCGCGGCAGGGAGGCCCTAAGGAGGCTGAGGATCTACAACGACTACCCGGAGGAACTCAAGCGGATGAGCGCGCTCAGGTTCGAGGACGCGGAGCCCAGGAGGCCGCGTCTGTTTTATATAACCCTGGGTGAACTGGCTCGCGAGCTGGGTTGGGCGGAGTGA
- a CDS encoding 30S ribosomal protein S9: MVFDGARKTARATAVVRSGQGRVRINGLLLESIPNYLQREIMITPLRLAGDIRYKVDVDVDVEGGGVMGQAYAAAIAISRALVGFTRSAELKRRLIQYDRHLLAGDSRRTEPKKFGGPGPRRRYQKSFR; the protein is encoded by the coding sequence ATGGTGTTCGATGGCGCAAGGAAGACCGCGCGCGCCACGGCGGTCGTCAGGTCGGGCCAGGGAAGGGTCAGGATCAACGGACTTCTCCTCGAGTCCATTCCGAATTACCTGCAGCGCGAGATAATGATAACCCCCCTCAGGCTCGCGGGCGATATCAGGTACAAGGTCGACGTCGACGTCGACGTGGAGGGCGGCGGCGTGATGGGCCAGGCCTACGCGGCCGCGATAGCTATTTCGCGGGCGCTCGTCGGCTTCACGAGGTCCGCCGAGCTGAAGCGGAGGTTGATCCAGTACGACAGGCACCTGCTCGCCGGCGACTCCAGGAGGACGGAGCCGAAGAAGTTCGGCGGCCCTGGACCCAGGCGCAGGTACCAGAAGTCCTTCAGGTGA
- a CDS encoding DNA-directed RNA polymerase subunit N, whose protein sequence is MLVPVRCFTCGALLADKYPEFSKRIAAGEDPGKVLDDLGVKRYCCRRTLLAAVEPVDMVLEYYSAREKFRVE, encoded by the coding sequence GTGCTAGTTCCGGTCAGATGCTTCACATGTGGAGCCCTCTTGGCGGATAAATATCCCGAATTCTCCAAGAGGATTGCCGCGGGCGAGGATCCCGGCAAGGTCCTCGACGACCTGGGCGTCAAGAGGTACTGCTGCAGGCGCACGCTTCTGGCGGCAGTAGAGCCCGTCGACATGGTGCTTGAGTACTACAGTGCCAGGGAGAAATTCAGGGTAGAGTGA
- the eno gene encoding phosphopyruvate hydratase has translation MTAKIVEVKLRLAFTGRGDETVEAEVRAGGSRGRAAAPAGASAGKHEVRHLPPGGAAEAIRSFDPSRMIGIDASDPRAVTAALRSIDGTRDYSRIGGATAYAVSVAALEAASIELGRPMYELIGLYGEPRIPLPLGNVLGGGKHAGGGAPDVQEFLVFPLDPGNIVDAVRANLRVHTLVRKGIERRDPSFPAGKGDEGAWAPRMGTIDALEVVSEAAAAASDELGVHIGLGLDVAASTIWSPSDGAYVYGREGRRLDPEGQISFMEELADRYGLKYIEDPLQEDDFEGFAEITRWAKGRGVLIVGDDLLVTSSSRLERAASMGAAAGAILKVNQAGSLGEAMDFARACRDRGYSIVASHRSGDTWDSHLAHVAVGTGAVMMKSGVVGGERMSKHMELLRIAEAHPGIGIARLRI, from the coding sequence TTGACCGCCAAGATAGTTGAGGTAAAACTGAGGCTGGCCTTCACGGGAAGGGGTGACGAGACCGTGGAGGCCGAGGTGAGGGCCGGCGGATCCCGCGGCAGGGCCGCAGCTCCCGCTGGCGCCAGCGCGGGAAAACATGAGGTCAGGCACCTGCCCCCCGGGGGAGCAGCGGAGGCGATAAGGTCTTTCGATCCATCTCGCATGATTGGGATCGACGCGTCCGACCCGCGCGCCGTGACGGCCGCACTCAGGTCCATAGACGGCACGCGCGACTACTCCAGGATAGGGGGAGCTACCGCGTACGCAGTGAGCGTCGCTGCGCTGGAGGCTGCGTCAATCGAGCTGGGAAGGCCCATGTATGAGCTCATAGGGCTGTACGGCGAGCCTAGGATTCCGCTGCCCCTGGGCAACGTCTTGGGAGGAGGAAAACATGCCGGAGGCGGCGCGCCGGACGTCCAGGAGTTCCTGGTGTTTCCGCTCGATCCGGGCAACATCGTGGACGCGGTGCGTGCGAACCTGAGGGTTCATACACTCGTCAGGAAAGGCATAGAGAGGAGGGATCCATCATTCCCGGCCGGGAAGGGCGACGAGGGGGCCTGGGCGCCCAGGATGGGCACAATAGATGCGCTGGAGGTTGTTTCCGAGGCGGCCGCGGCGGCGTCCGATGAGCTCGGCGTGCATATAGGCCTGGGGCTGGACGTGGCCGCGTCGACGATCTGGAGTCCCTCGGATGGCGCCTACGTCTACGGCAGGGAGGGCAGGAGGCTGGATCCGGAAGGCCAGATATCGTTCATGGAGGAACTGGCCGACAGGTACGGGTTGAAGTACATAGAGGATCCGCTGCAGGAGGACGATTTCGAAGGATTCGCAGAGATAACCCGCTGGGCGAAGGGCAGGGGGGTGCTCATCGTCGGGGACGACCTCCTGGTGACCAGCTCCTCCAGGCTGGAGAGGGCCGCTTCAATGGGCGCGGCGGCCGGCGCCATTCTCAAGGTCAATCAGGCCGGGAGCCTCGGGGAGGCGATGGACTTCGCCCGGGCTTGCCGGGACAGGGGCTACTCGATAGTGGCGTCGCACAGGTCGGGGGACACGTGGGATTCCCACCTCGCGCACGTCGCGGTCGGCACGGGCGCCGTCATGATGAAGTCAGGCGTCGTCGGCGGCGAGAGGATGTCGAAGCACATGGAGCTGCTCAGGATAGCCGAGGCGCATCCCGGGATCGGGATCGCCCGGCTCAGGATCTGA
- the rpsB gene encoding 30S ribosomal protein S2 produces MSEGPEDKEQPQQQEDQLSAKTLVATGIRIGTTVRTKFMEQFIARMRPDGLYILDMNKILYRIDVAGHFLARIEPGKLLVYSSREFAKTPIERFSELVGCRAVTGRFMPGMLTNPQLPYYVEADAVLVVDPLLDSQAVVEASRMGIPVVALCDTDCVPSDVDLIIPANNRGRKALAAVFWLLARSTLIHSGALSPEQPMKYAIEDFETKLEEQAVEG; encoded by the coding sequence ATGTCCGAGGGACCTGAGGATAAGGAGCAGCCGCAGCAGCAGGAGGATCAGCTATCGGCCAAGACGCTGGTGGCCACCGGAATAAGGATAGGCACCACGGTCAGGACGAAGTTCATGGAGCAGTTCATAGCAAGGATGAGGCCCGACGGTCTATACATACTCGACATGAACAAGATACTTTACCGTATAGATGTCGCGGGGCACTTCCTCGCGCGCATAGAGCCCGGGAAGCTCCTGGTGTACTCATCGAGGGAGTTCGCGAAGACCCCCATAGAGAGGTTCAGCGAGCTCGTGGGGTGCAGGGCCGTCACCGGCCGCTTCATGCCCGGCATGCTGACCAACCCGCAGTTGCCGTACTACGTGGAGGCCGACGCCGTCCTAGTGGTGGATCCCCTCCTAGATTCGCAGGCCGTCGTGGAGGCGTCGAGGATGGGGATACCCGTGGTGGCGCTCTGCGACACCGACTGCGTGCCCAGCGACGTCGACCTGATAATCCCGGCAAACAACAGGGGGCGGAAGGCGCTCGCGGCCGTCTTCTGGCTCCTGGCCAGGAGCACCCTGATACACTCCGGCGCGCTCTCGCCTGAGCAGCCGATGAAGTACGCAATAGAGGACTTCGAGACGAAGCTGGAGGAACAGGCGGTTGAAGGTTAG
- the amrB gene encoding AmmeMemoRadiSam system protein B: MKVRRPAVAGYFYPASTEELSTLLKSLFVHPLGPGKLPPAPPSNDLLAIVSPHAGYEYSGPVAAHGYYLASGTSVDTVIVLGPNHHGIGSGVAVPESDSWETPLGSVEVDRELSSRIVRLSSIVDFDDLAHWKEHSIEVQVPFLQFSLTPGFRIVPISMLMQDELTAVEVGDAIARAVQELGRRVLFVASTDFTHYEPYDDAYRKDAKAIEAIRSRDVSELYRVVEGGHISMCGYGAVAATLTATNRMGASRVELLKYATSGDTTGDRSAVVGYGSLAVFSSSSSTS, translated from the coding sequence TTGAAGGTTAGGAGGCCGGCTGTGGCCGGGTACTTCTACCCCGCCTCGACTGAGGAGCTCTCGACGCTCCTCAAGTCCCTCTTCGTTCATCCGCTCGGGCCCGGAAAGCTGCCGCCCGCGCCTCCATCAAATGACCTTCTAGCTATCGTGAGCCCCCACGCGGGCTATGAGTACTCGGGTCCTGTGGCCGCCCACGGCTACTACCTCGCATCGGGGACATCGGTCGACACGGTGATAGTGCTGGGCCCGAACCACCACGGCATAGGGAGCGGCGTGGCCGTGCCGGAGAGCGACTCCTGGGAGACGCCTCTGGGAAGCGTCGAGGTGGACAGGGAGCTCTCGTCCAGGATAGTCAGGCTTTCCTCCATAGTGGACTTCGACGACCTAGCGCACTGGAAGGAGCACTCGATAGAGGTTCAGGTGCCGTTCCTGCAGTTCTCGCTCACCCCCGGCTTCAGGATCGTCCCTATAAGCATGCTCATGCAGGACGAGCTGACCGCAGTGGAGGTCGGAGATGCGATAGCCAGGGCGGTGCAGGAGCTCGGGAGGAGGGTGCTCTTCGTGGCCTCCACGGACTTCACCCACTACGAGCCGTACGACGACGCCTACAGGAAGGACGCTAAGGCCATAGAGGCGATAAGGAGCAGGGACGTGTCCGAGCTCTACAGGGTCGTCGAGGGGGGTCACATATCCATGTGCGGCTACGGCGCCGTTGCGGCAACGCTCACCGCGACGAACAGGATGGGAGCCTCGCGCGTTGAACTCCTGAAATACGCGACGAGTGGTGACACGACGGGGGACAGGAGCGCAGTCGTCGGATATGGATCCCTCGCGGTGTTCTCGTCCTCAAGCTCGACCAGCTGA